Within Psychrobacter sp. AH5, the genomic segment CCGGCACACATTCCTAACGACTGTACTAGCGCTAAAGCAAGTGTCCCTTGACGGGTATACTTATTTAGCTTACGCCGACCCGCTTCGCCCTCTTTTTTGAGGGCTTCAAGCGACGGTACTACCGCAGACATCATCTGTACAATAATTGACGCTGAGATGTACGGCATGATACCCAGTGCCATAATGGACATCCGCTCCAGCGCGCCACCTGAGAACATGTTAAACATGCTAAGGATAGTGTTTTCGTTACGCGAGAACAGATCGGCCAAATTAACGGGGTTAATACCAGGTACAGGAATGTGTGACCCTAAACGGTAAACAATCAATGCGCCGATTAAAAACAGTAAGCGCGTCCAAAGCTCATCATACTTACGTATAAAAGCAAAAGGATTGAGCGGAATACCGCTTGAGGTCATTGATTGTTTTGACACGTTACTACTCCTCGATGCTACCACCAGCAGCTTCGATGGCTTGCTTAGCGCCTTTAGTCACTTTTACACCTTGGAAGGTATAAGCTTTAGTGACGTCGCCTGACAAGATAATACGCGCACGCTTCATATCATGACGAATGATGTTAGCTTCTTTTAAAGTCGCTACGCTAACCACATCGCCTTCAACTTTATTCAATTCAGACAAACGGACTTCAGCAGTCGTCATTGCCATTTTACTGGTAAAGCCAAATTTTGGTAGACGGCGATATAAAGGCATTTGTCCGCCCTCAAATCCTGAGCGAATGCTAGAACCTGAACGTGACTTTTGACCTTTTACACCACGGCCGCCTGTTTTACCAAGGCCTGAACCGATACCACGACCACGACGTTGGGCAGTTTTTTTCGCGCCAACACCTGGTGATAATTCATTTAATCTAAGTCCCATTACGCTTCCTCCACTTTTACCATGTAGTTAACGCGATTGACCATACCACGAGTTGAAGGAGTATCTTCAACAATCACAGAATGGTTAATGCGGCGTAAACCCAATCCTTTCAAGCTCGCTTTGTGGCTCTTGAGGCGATGGGCACCCGATTTAAATTGAGTGACTTTCATTTTTTTCATCGTAACTCACCTAGTCTAAGTTAACCCAAGATTTCGTCTACAGATTTACCACGTTTCGCTGCCATCTTTTCTGGAGTTGACATATCACGTAAACCGTTAAACGTAGCGCGAACCACGTTAGCAGTATTGGTAGAACCATAACATTTAGTCAAAACATCTTTGACACCAGCAACTTCTAATACCGCACGCATTGCGCCACCAGCGATTACGCCAGTACCTTCAGATGCAGGCTGCATATAGACTTTGCTCGCACCATGACGTGCTTTGATTGGATGATATAAAGTGGCTTCGTTAAGCTCAACCGTAATCATATTGCGTTTAGCCGCTTCTAGTGCTTTTTGAATGGCGGCTGGTACTTCACGGGCTTTACCGCGACCAAAACCAACACGGCCATTGCCGTCGCCGACTACTGTTAAAGCAGTGAAAGAGAAAATACGACCACCCTTGACTACTTTTGCAACGCGATCAACGGTAACTAGGCGTTCTACTAAACCATCGCTTTGTTCATTTTTATCATTTCTATCGTTTCTAGCCATGATTAAAACTCCAATCCATTTTCGCGAGCAGCTTCAGCTAAAGCTTTTACTCGACCATGATATTTAAAACCACTACGGTCAAAAGCAACTTTAGTAATGCCAGCGGCTTTTGCGCGTTCTGCGATCAATTGGCCTACAGACGTCGCTGCATCAGCGTTACCAGTTGCGCCTGAACGCAAGCTGCTGTCTAAGGTAGATGCCTGAGCGATCACTTCACCACCAGTAGGAGAGATAATCTGGGCATAAATGTGTTTTGGTGTGCGGTTAACCGTTAGGCGATTGACACCCAAATGACGGATATGCGCACGGGTTTTTTTAGCTCGACGCAGACGAGCTGCTTTTTTATCAAACATTTCATCTCACCTTATTTTTTCTTGGCTTCTTTGCGAATCACATGTTCGTCACTATAACGAATACCTTTACCTTTATAAGGCTCTGGTGGGCGGAAACCACGGATATTAGCCGCTGCTTGACCTAGCTGCTGCTTATTGTTTGATTTCAAAACAATTTCAGTTTGCGTTGGGGTTTCAGCTGACACACTTTCAGGTAACGTATACTCTACTGGATGTGAATAACCAACGTTCAAGGTTATTTTATCGCCAGCAGCTTGTGCACGATAACCAACACCGATAAGTTGCAGGCGTCTTTCAAAGCCTTCAGTCACGCCGATAACATGGTTGTTAAGTAGAGCGCGGACGGTGCCAGTATGCATCATGGCTTCTTTTGAATCGACTGCAGGTGAGAGAATGATAGCATCATCTTCCTGTTTCAGCTCGACCAATTCATGCAGGTGTAAAGACAAAGTACCGTTCTTGCCTTTTACTTCGACCTGCCGATCGTTCAAAGTAACACTTACGCCACTAGGCAGTGTCACTGGGGCTTTAGCCACACGAGACATAGGAATATTCCTTAAAAAAATTAAAACTTCTGTTAGCAAACTCTTATCAAAACCTAAAATTATAATCGGTTAGGATAATAGCGAAAAAACTAACAGGCCAAAAAGCGTGTTAGTTTATCATAGTTGACCTAACTTAGCACCTATCAATTCAATAAAATTATTAGGCTTTAAATTTATATTAGACTTACGGCTCATGAATCAATTAAAGCTATAAGTCTAATAAGGTCTAAACAGACTTTGCTGGATCAGCTGATTGCTTGAAGCAAAAATGCTAATTAAGCAACGAATGCTACAACTTCGCCACCAATACCAGCAGCGCGTGCAGCACGATCACTCATGATGCCTTGACTAGTTGATACGATAGCCACACCCATACCTTGTTTAACGGTAGGGATGTTATCTTTGCCGCGATGCTGGCGCAGGCCAGGACGGCTAAAGCGTTGAATAGTCTCGATGACAGCTTTGCCTTCGAAGTATTTCAATTCAATAGTTAGTGTCGCTTTGTTATTAGCTTCTTCACTAACAACGGCGCTGGCTACATAACCTTCGTCAACCAATAGGTCAGCGATAGACTTACGTAGTTTTGAGCTTGGCATAGCTACGGACACTTTATTAGCCATTTGTGCGTTACGAATACGGGTTAGCATATCCCCAACAGTATCTTGCATACTCATGTAATTACTCCTTACCAGCTTGCTTTACGAACACCAGGCACATCGCCTTGCATGACACGTTCACGCAGCATATTGCGTGATAAGCCAAACTTACGGAAGTAGCCATGAGGACGACCAGTGATAGCACAACGATTACGTAGACGTACTGGCGATGAATTACGTGGTAGAGCTTGTAGCTCTAGCATAGCGTCCATACGCTCTTCGTCAGATGCGTTGATATCATTGATAGTTTCTTTTAGCTTAATACGCTTCTCAGCATATTTAGCAACCATTTTTTCGCGCTTTAATTCGCGGTTGATCATGCTCTTCTTTGCCATAACGTCTTTACCTTATTTAAATGGGAAGCCGAATGCTTTGAGTAACGCACGACCTTCTTCATCATTCTGAGCTGACGTGGTAATCGTCACATCCATACCGCGGATACGATCGATCTTGTCAAAATCTACTTCTGGGAATACGATTTGCTCTTTAATGCCCAGTGAGTAGTTGCCACGACCATCAAAGGCTTTAGGTGAAAAACCACGGAAGTCACGAATACGAGGAATCGCAATAGCAATGAGACGATCTAAAAATTCGTACATTTGCTCACCGCGAAGCGTTACTTTACAGCCGATTGGCCATTCTTCACGAATCTTAAACCCAGCAACTGATTTGCGTGCTTTGGTGACCACAGGCTTTTGACCAGCAATAGCGGTCATATCTGCTACAGCACCTTCAAGCAATTTCTTGTCTTGAGACGCGCCGCCAACGCCCATGTTCAATGTAATTTTAGTGATTTTAGGCACCTGCATTACATTTTTAACATCAAGCTCTTTTTGAATCTGTTGCTTTAGTTCATTATTATATAAAGCTTTTAATCTTGCCATTACTATTACACCCTTAGTGTCTTACGCAGTCGCCACTACTTCACCATTCGAACGATAAACGCGTTGTTTGACGCCTTCATCATTAGTCTGGTAACTAATACGGTCTGCTTTTTGGGTTTGCGCATTTAAAATTGCGACATTTGAAATATGCAAAAAAGCTTCTTGCTTAACAATACCGCCTTCAGTACCAGTTGCCTGATTTGGCTTCTGATGCTTAGTGACGATGTTAATGCCTTCAACTTTGATGCGATCGTTTTTAACAGCTTGTACAGTACCTTGTTTGCCTTTATCTTTACCAGCAATCACGATAACTGTATCGCCTTTACGTAATTTAGCCATGGGTTACCTCACAATACTTCTGGTGCTAGGGATACAATTTTCATAAACTGATCACCACGTAGTTCACGAGTTACCGGTCCAAAAATACGAGTTGCAATAGGTGCTTTGTTTTGATTGAGCAATACCGCAGCATTGTCGTCAAAACGAATAACCGAACCATCAGGACGACGAACGCCTTTTTTGGTGCGTACAACTACCGCATTCATCACGTCGCCTTTTTTGACACGACCACGAGGAATGGCTTCTTTAACCGTTATCTTGATGATATCGCCGACTGATGCATAACGACGATGAGAACCACCCAGTACTTTAATGCACTGAACTCTTCTTGCACCGCTATTGTCTGCAACTTCCAGCATAGATTCAACCTGAATCATAGCGTTACTCCACACGTATGAGCAATAAAAAGCCAGTTGCTGCCGCTAACACAGTATGAGTAGGCGGCAGTTTTATAGTCATAACCGCATTTTACTCATAGGCGTGTGATATACGCTCGGCGCAATCAGCATCCCTAAAAAGGCGGACATTTTAACAGCTTCTGGCTTCTAATGCAATTTACTTAGATTTTTTCTACTTTTTCAACCACTTCAACTAAAGTCCAAGACTTAGTTTTTGAGATTGGACGCGTTTCTTTGATACGGACAAGGTCGCCTTGTTGGCAGATATTGTCTTCATCATGGGCTTTGATCTTAGTAGAACGACGAAGCTGTTTGCCATACAAAGGATGGCGAACTAGGCGCTCAATCAAAACCGTGATGGATTTATCCATCTTGTTGCTGACAACTCGTCCTGTCAATACGCTAGCATTGGCTGTTTGATTGTTATCGCTCATGAGTCGCCTCGTTGTTTCTCGTTAATCAAAGTCTGAAGCTGAGCAATCGTACGACGATTACTACGAACTTCATGGGTATTCCCCAACTGACCCGTTGCTTTAGCCATACGAATACGGAAAGCATCAAGTTGCTTTTCATCAAGTAACTGGGTCAGTTCTTCTAATGATTTATCACGTAATTCACTGATCTTCATTACATTATCGTCCGCTTAACAATGGTAGTTTTAAAGGGCAGTTTTGCTGCTGCAAGCGTTAAGGCTTCGCGAGCAAGCTCTTCTGAAACCCCTTCGATTTCATATAGCACTTTACCAGGTTTGACTTCGCATACCCAATACTCGACTGGACCTTTACCTTTACCCATACGTACTTCGAGTGGTTTATTAGTAATAGGTTTGTCTGGAAAAACACGAATCCAAATCTTACCGCCACGCTTAATTTTACGCGTAATGGTACGACGTGCTGCTTCAATTTGACGGGCAGTCATACGACCACGAGTCAAAGATTTTAGACCAATTTGTCCGAATGCAACGGTGCTTCCACGATGAGAAAGACCTGTGTTACGACCTTTATGCATTTTACGAAACTTGGTACGTTTTGGCTGTAACATAGTTTAACCTCTGTCTGTGTTTCGACGGTTTCCGTTTCCACGACCACGGCGTTTTGGCGCGCGCGTCTGCTCTTCTTTGACCGGATTATAAACACTGTTCATACCGTCAAGGATTTCACCACGGAAGATCCAAACTTTTACACCGATAGTGCCGTAAGTAGTTTCCGCACGTACTGACGCATAGTCAATATCAGCACGTAATGTATGCAATGGCACACGACCTTCACGGTACCATTCAGTACGAGCAATCTCAGCGCCGCCAAGACGGCCAGACAGCTCAACTTTGATTCCTTTTGCACCAGAGCGCATGCTGTTTTGTACCGCACGCTTCATAGCACGGCGGAACATAACACGGCGCTCAAGCTGACTGGCAATACCGTCAGCGACTAAGCGTGCATCAAGATCAGGTGAGGTGATCTCTTCAATATTGACCTGAGCAGGTACGCCCATAATTTTGGTCAATTCTTTTTGAAGTCTTTCGATATCTTCGCCTTTTTTACCGATAACGATACCAGGACGCGCAGTGGCGATGGTAATCTTAGCAGCGCCAGTAGGACGCTCGATCATGATGTTGCTGATCATAGCGTTGTCTAGCTTTTTGCGTAGATATTCACGAACTTGGATGTCGTTGATAAGGTATTCTGAATACTGTTTAGGATCAGCATACCAGTTTGCGTTATGCTTTTTGACCACACCAAGACGAATTCCGATTGGATGTACTTTTTGACCCATAGCTTATTCTCCTACCTTTATAGTGATATGACAGGTACGCTTACTGATACGATCAGCGCGACCTTTAGCACGTGGTAGGATACGCTTTAGCGTAATGCCTTCATCAACATAGATAGTCGCGACTTTTAAATCGTCGATATCTAAGCCGTGATTATGTTCGGCATTGGCGATGGCTGAGTTAAGGCATTTCTTAACAAACACAGCGCCTTTTTTATTGCTATACGTTAGGATATCCAAAGCACGCTCAATTGGCTTGCCACGAACTTCATCAGCAACGAGTCTAACTTTTTGTGCCGAGATGGCGGCACCGCGTAATTTTGCAGTTACTTCCATGGTAAGCACCTTATCTCTTAGCTTTCTTGTCAATGCCATGACCACGATACGTACGAGTGGGGGCAAATTCACCTAGTTTATGACCAACCATTTGCTCACTGATAATAACCGGTACATGAGTACGGCCGTTGTGAACAGATAGAGTTAAGCCAACCATTTGGGGCAGAATCATCGAGCGACGCGACCATGTTTTAATGGGTTTGCGTGAGTTGGCTTCGATAGCAGACTCAACTTTAGCAAACAAATGCGCATCAATGAATGGACCTTTTTTCAATGAACGAGGCATGAAATTCTTCCTTTATTTCTTCTTGGCGCGACGGCGACGGATGATCATATTGTCAGTACGCTTATTATGACGCGTTTTAAGTCCTTTAGACTTCTGACCCCATGGGCTAGTTGGATGGCGACCTTTGTTACGACCTTCACCACCACCGTGTGGGTGATCAACCGGGTTCATAGCGACACCGCGAACAGAAGGACGAACACCGCGCCAACGTGAAGCACCGGCTTTACCAAGTGATTTCAAGTTGTTTTCAGTGTTTGAAACTTCACCGATAACTGCACGACATTCAACGTGTACACGGCGAGTCTCGCCTGAGCGCATACGTAGAATAGCGTAAATACCGTCACGACCTAGTAGCTGAACGCTTGCACCCGCTGAACGAGCCATCTGTGCGCCTTTACCGATTTTAAGCTCGATATTATGGATCACAGTACCCAGTGGGATGTTTTTAAGCGGCATACAGTTACCTGGACGAATCGGAGCAGTATCGCCCGATAGTACCGTATCACCAACCGCTTGCTTTTTGGCAGCGATGATGTAACGGCGTTCGCCATCAGCATACTTAAGTAGAGCAATATGAGCGGTACGGTTAGGATCGTATTCAATACGCTCTACCACTGCTGGGATATTGTCTTTAGTACGTTTGAAGTCAATAATACGATAATGATGCTTATGACCACCGCCGATATGGCGGGTCGTTATACGACCATTATTGTTACGACCACCTGACTTACTTTTTGATTCGACAAGCGCTGCATACGGACGACCTTTATAAAGGTGTGGATGCACTACTTTTTCAACAAAACGACGGCCTGGTGATGTTGGCTTTGCTTTTACGATAGGCATGAGTGTAATCCTTATTCGTTGTTCGCTGTTTCACTAGCAGAGTCAGTAGTATTACCTACTTCTTCGCCAGCATCAGCCATTTGTACATCTTGACCAGCTTTTAAGGTGACATAGGCTTTTTTGAAGTCGTTACGACGGCCGATGCTCTTACCAAAACGCTTTGTCTTACCTTTAACGTTCAAAGTGTTTACTTTAGTCACTTCAACACCTTCAAACATCAACTCAACTGCTTTTTTGATCTCAAGCTTAGTGGCATTAGAATCAACTTTGAATACTTGCACACCAAATGAATCACCGAGCATTTGAGATTTTTCTGAGAATACAGGTCCTCTTAAGACCTGATAAAGTCTTGCGTTATTCATGCTAGTGCTTCCTCAAATTGTTTCGCAGCTTCAACTGACATGATGACTTTGTCAAAGGCGATCAGACTCACTGGATCCACTTCAGAGGTACCTAGTACGCTGACATGTGGAATGTTGCGAGCTGCTAAATATAAATTTTCGTCGATATCGTTAGTGACGATTAATGCACGCGGTGCATTTAATTCATTTAGCTTTGCGATCAACTCTTTGGTCTTAGGTGCAGAAACACTTATCTCTTCTACCAAAATCAGACGCTCTTGACGAATGAGTTCAGCTAGGATGCACTGCATAGCACCGCGATACATTTTGCGGTTAACTTTTTGTGACCAGTCCTGTGGTTTCGCGGCAAATGCACGACCACCAGAACGCCAGATTGGGCTACGAATAGAGCCTGCACGAGCGCGACCAGTACCTTTTTGGCGCCATGGCTTGATACCACCGCCAGAAACTTCGGCACGGGTTTTTTGTGCACGTGTACCTTGGCGTCCGCCCGCTAAATAAGCGGTGACGACTTGATGCACTAATGCTTCGTTGAATTCACGACCAAAAGCCGTATCAGAAAGCTCAACCGCCGCACCTGTAACTGTTTTTAAATCCACGTTAATCCCCTTGCTTAGGCTTTGACTGACGGACGTACGATAACATCGCCACCGGTGGCACCAGGGATTGCACCCTTGATGACAAGTAACCCTTTTTCAGCATCAACTGACACTACTTCTAGGCCTTGAACCGTGACACGCTTGTTACCCATCTGGCCTGGCATTTTTTTGCCTTTGAATACTTTACCTGGTGACTGGTTTTGACCAGTAGAACCAAGGGCGCGATGAGAGACTGAGTTACCATGAGTGGCATCTTGCATGCTAAAGTTGTGACGCTTTACGCCGCCTTGAAAGCCTTTACCTTTACTCTGTCCTGTGACATCAACCATCTGACCTTGTTCGAACAAGTCAGCTAGGATCTCACCACCAATCTCATAACCTTCAAGGTCACTATCATTGGCACGAAATTCCCAAACACCACGACCGGCTTTTACGCCAGCTTTTGCGAAGTGACCTTTTTGAGCTGCTGTTACGCGGCTGTCACGACGAGTACCTGTGGTGATTTGAATGGCTTGGTAGCCATCTACATCATTACTTTTTACTTGAGTAATGCGGTTTGCATCGACCTCAATCACGGTTACAGGGATAGAAACACCTGCTTCAGTGAAGACACGGGTCATGCCGCATTTTTTACCGACTAAACCGATCGCCATTTTAAACCTCTTTATATCTTCTATTAATGGATTGGGCGTTGTTGCGTATTAACCCAAAGCAATTTGGACGTCAACACCTGCCGCTAAATCTAACTTCATTAACGCGTCCACAGTTTTGTCAGTAGGCTGAACGATGTCAACCATACGCTTGTGAGTACGAATCTCGTACTGGTCACGGGCGTCTTTGTTGACGTGTGGCGAGGTTAAAACGTCGAAGCGCTCAATGCGAGTCGGCAACGGTACAGGACCACAAACTTGCGCACCAGTGCGCTTTGCAGTATCGACAATCTCTTGTGCCGACTGATCAATCAATCTATGATCGAAAGATTTTAATCGGATACGGATTCTCTGGTTAGCCATGCCAGCAAGCTCCTAATATATGCTTTGCTCATTCTTGCTATGCAAGGAGATAAGCAAAAGCCGTTTGGTTAAAGATCTACTTTAAGCGGCTTCCCATTCTTTATCAGACTTCTCTGAAAAATCAGTCTCTTTAAGAGAACCAGCAGCGTGCCAAAAGCAAAATAATTTAAAGCCCCACCGACTCTTCCATTTATTGGAAAATCAGCAAAGCCATAATGAAATAGTGCTAGAAACGATGCTCTAGCTGTCATAGCGCCGGCGGTTTACTGGGGCAGACGCTTATAATTCAGTGGTGTGTATTATACAGAGTATTTGAGTCATTGCAAGGGCAATATTCAATCGAGCACAATATCATATTGCTCTTGGGTATATAAGTTTTCAACCTCAAAGGTAATAACACGGCCTAATAGATATTCTAAATCAGCTACGGTGTCAGCCTCTGAAGTCAATAGTAAGTCGATAACGGCCGCATGCGCAACGACGGTAAATTTCTTGGGCGAGTTATAAGTGCGAGCGCAGCGCATGATCTCACGAAATATCTCAAAGCAGACGGTTTCAGCAGTTTTGACAAAGCCGCGACCTTCACAAGTACTACAAGGCTCACACAGCTGCTGCCCTAAAGACTCACGCGTACGCTTACGCGTCATCTCAACAAGTCCAAGCTCACTGACTTGAGTAATATTGGTCTTGGCATAATCTTGCGTTAGCTGCTCTTGTAAGCTTGTGAGTACATCGTCTTTGTGCTCCTGTTCAAGCATATCGATAAAATCAAGAATAATAATGCCGCCCAAGTTACGTAGGCGCAGTTGCCGTGCGATAGCGTGGGTAGCCTCCAAGTTAGTCTTGTAAACGGTGTCTTCTAAAGAGCGACCACCGACATAAGAGCCGGTATTGACATCAACGGTAGTCATCGCTTCTGTTTGATCGATAATCAAATAACCGCCTGACTTTAGGTTGACGCGGCGCTTTAGTGCAGCGCTTAGATCCTCCTCTACTCGGTGCACATCAAACAGCGCTGGCTCAGCAGTATAATGAACAATACGCTCGTAGACAAAGGGCACAAACT encodes:
- the rplO gene encoding 50S ribosomal protein L15, translated to MGLRLNELSPGVGAKKTAQRRGRGIGSGLGKTGGRGVKGQKSRSGSSIRSGFEGGQMPLYRRLPKFGFTSKMAMTTAEVRLSELNKVEGDVVSVATLKEANIIRHDMKRARIILSGDVTKAYTFQGVKVTKGAKQAIEAAGGSIEE
- the rpmD gene encoding 50S ribosomal protein L30, with amino-acid sequence MKKMKVTQFKSGAHRLKSHKASLKGLGLRRINHSVIVEDTPSTRGMVNRVNYMVKVEEA
- the rpsE gene encoding 30S ribosomal protein S5, with amino-acid sequence MARNDRNDKNEQSDGLVERLVTVDRVAKVVKGGRIFSFTALTVVGDGNGRVGFGRGKAREVPAAIQKALEAAKRNMITVELNEATLYHPIKARHGASKVYMQPASEGTGVIAGGAMRAVLEVAGVKDVLTKCYGSTNTANVVRATFNGLRDMSTPEKMAAKRGKSVDEILG
- the rplR gene encoding 50S ribosomal protein L18, producing the protein MFDKKAARLRRAKKTRAHIRHLGVNRLTVNRTPKHIYAQIISPTGGEVIAQASTLDSSLRSGATGNADAATSVGQLIAERAKAAGITKVAFDRSGFKYHGRVKALAEAARENGLEF
- the rplF gene encoding 50S ribosomal protein L6 produces the protein MSRVAKAPVTLPSGVSVTLNDRQVEVKGKNGTLSLHLHELVELKQEDDAIILSPAVDSKEAMMHTGTVRALLNNHVIGVTEGFERRLQLIGVGYRAQAAGDKITLNVGYSHPVEYTLPESVSAETPTQTEIVLKSNNKQQLGQAAANIRGFRPPEPYKGKGIRYSDEHVIRKEAKKK
- the rpsH gene encoding 30S ribosomal protein S8; this encodes MSMQDTVGDMLTRIRNAQMANKVSVAMPSSKLRKSIADLLVDEGYVASAVVSEEANNKATLTIELKYFEGKAVIETIQRFSRPGLRQHRGKDNIPTVKQGMGVAIVSTSQGIMSDRAARAAGIGGEVVAFVA
- the rpsN gene encoding 30S ribosomal protein S14, whose protein sequence is MAKKSMINRELKREKMVAKYAEKRIKLKETINDINASDEERMDAMLELQALPRNSSPVRLRNRCAITGRPHGYFRKFGLSRNMLRERVMQGDVPGVRKASW
- the rplE gene encoding 50S ribosomal protein L5, which translates into the protein MARLKALYNNELKQQIQKELDVKNVMQVPKITKITLNMGVGGASQDKKLLEGAVADMTAIAGQKPVVTKARKSVAGFKIREEWPIGCKVTLRGEQMYEFLDRLIAIAIPRIRDFRGFSPKAFDGRGNYSLGIKEQIVFPEVDFDKIDRIRGMDVTITTSAQNDEEGRALLKAFGFPFK
- the rplX gene encoding 50S ribosomal protein L24 — protein: MAKLRKGDTVIVIAGKDKGKQGTVQAVKNDRIKVEGINIVTKHQKPNQATGTEGGIVKQEAFLHISNVAILNAQTQKADRISYQTNDEGVKQRVYRSNGEVVATA
- the rplN gene encoding 50S ribosomal protein L14, which translates into the protein MIQVESMLEVADNSGARRVQCIKVLGGSHRRYASVGDIIKITVKEAIPRGRVKKGDVMNAVVVRTKKGVRRPDGSVIRFDDNAAVLLNQNKAPIATRIFGPVTRELRGDQFMKIVSLAPEVL
- the rpsQ gene encoding 30S ribosomal protein S17 — its product is MSDNNQTANASVLTGRVVSNKMDKSITVLIERLVRHPLYGKQLRRSTKIKAHDEDNICQQGDLVRIKETRPISKTKSWTLVEVVEKVEKI
- the rpmC gene encoding 50S ribosomal protein L29 — translated: MKISELRDKSLEELTQLLDEKQLDAFRIRMAKATGQLGNTHEVRSNRRTIAQLQTLINEKQRGDS
- the rplP gene encoding 50S ribosomal protein L16, which translates into the protein MLQPKRTKFRKMHKGRNTGLSHRGSTVAFGQIGLKSLTRGRMTARQIEAARRTITRKIKRGGKIWIRVFPDKPITNKPLEVRMGKGKGPVEYWVCEVKPGKVLYEIEGVSEELAREALTLAAAKLPFKTTIVKRTIM
- the rpsC gene encoding 30S ribosomal protein S3 translates to MGQKVHPIGIRLGVVKKHNANWYADPKQYSEYLINDIQVREYLRKKLDNAMISNIMIERPTGAAKITIATARPGIVIGKKGEDIERLQKELTKIMGVPAQVNIEEITSPDLDARLVADGIASQLERRVMFRRAMKRAVQNSMRSGAKGIKVELSGRLGGAEIARTEWYREGRVPLHTLRADIDYASVRAETTYGTIGVKVWIFRGEILDGMNSVYNPVKEEQTRAPKRRGRGNGNRRNTDRG
- the rplV gene encoding 50S ribosomal protein L22, which produces MEVTAKLRGAAISAQKVRLVADEVRGKPIERALDILTYSNKKGAVFVKKCLNSAIANAEHNHGLDIDDLKVATIYVDEGITLKRILPRAKGRADRISKRTCHITIKVGE
- the rpsS gene encoding 30S ribosomal protein S19, with the translated sequence MPRSLKKGPFIDAHLFAKVESAIEANSRKPIKTWSRRSMILPQMVGLTLSVHNGRTHVPVIISEQMVGHKLGEFAPTRTYRGHGIDKKAKR
- the rplB gene encoding 50S ribosomal protein L2 — protein: MPIVKAKPTSPGRRFVEKVVHPHLYKGRPYAALVESKSKSGGRNNNGRITTRHIGGGHKHHYRIIDFKRTKDNIPAVVERIEYDPNRTAHIALLKYADGERRYIIAAKKQAVGDTVLSGDTAPIRPGNCMPLKNIPLGTVIHNIELKIGKGAQMARSAGASVQLLGRDGIYAILRMRSGETRRVHVECRAVIGEVSNTENNLKSLGKAGASRWRGVRPSVRGVAMNPVDHPHGGGEGRNKGRHPTSPWGQKSKGLKTRHNKRTDNMIIRRRRAKKK
- the rplW gene encoding 50S ribosomal protein L23, coding for MNNARLYQVLRGPVFSEKSQMLGDSFGVQVFKVDSNATKLEIKKAVELMFEGVEVTKVNTLNVKGKTKRFGKSIGRRNDFKKAYVTLKAGQDVQMADAGEEVGNTTDSASETANNE
- the rplD gene encoding 50S ribosomal protein L4 — encoded protein: MDLKTVTGAAVELSDTAFGREFNEALVHQVVTAYLAGGRQGTRAQKTRAEVSGGGIKPWRQKGTGRARAGSIRSPIWRSGGRAFAAKPQDWSQKVNRKMYRGAMQCILAELIRQERLILVEEISVSAPKTKELIAKLNELNAPRALIVTNDIDENLYLAARNIPHVSVLGTSEVDPVSLIAFDKVIMSVEAAKQFEEALA
- the rplC gene encoding 50S ribosomal protein L3; translated protein: MAIGLVGKKCGMTRVFTEAGVSIPVTVIEVDANRITQVKSNDVDGYQAIQITTGTRRDSRVTAAQKGHFAKAGVKAGRGVWEFRANDSDLEGYEIGGEILADLFEQGQMVDVTGQSKGKGFQGGVKRHNFSMQDATHGNSVSHRALGSTGQNQSPGKVFKGKKMPGQMGNKRVTVQGLEVVSVDAEKGLLVIKGAIPGATGGDVIVRPSVKA
- the rpsJ gene encoding 30S ribosomal protein S10; this translates as MANQRIRIRLKSFDHRLIDQSAQEIVDTAKRTGAQVCGPVPLPTRIERFDVLTSPHVNKDARDQYEIRTHKRMVDIVQPTDKTVDALMKLDLAAGVDVQIALG